A single Desulfurobacterium sp. TC5-1 DNA region contains:
- the tyrS gene encoding tyrosine--tRNA ligase — translation MNPEKQLEIIKRGVAEIIGEEELLEKLKKGKVLKVKAGFDPTAPDLHLGHTVLLWKLRDFQELGHTVYFLIGDFTAMIGDPTGKSETRPPLTREEVLKNAETYAQQVYKILDPEKTVVVFNSEWLSGMSSADLIRLASKYTVARMLERDDFAKRFRENRPIHIHEFLYPLLQGYDSVALEADVELGGTDQKFNLLVGRHLQREYGKSQQACIMMPILEGLDGVQKMSKSLGNYIGIMEDPKEQFGKVMRISDELMWRYYELVTRLPEEEIERMRKEVAEGKLHPMEAKKRLGEVIVSTFHGEEAAREARAHFERVFSKRELPEEIPEPKIKVPENPVWLPRLLKEAGLVKSTSEGRRQIKGGGVRIDGEKVLDENKKVDVLEKELILQVGKRRFARIKPENVEKTEG, via the coding sequence ATGAATCCTGAAAAGCAACTTGAGATTATAAAAAGAGGCGTTGCTGAAATTATTGGAGAAGAGGAACTCCTTGAAAAATTAAAAAAAGGAAAGGTTTTGAAGGTAAAAGCCGGCTTTGACCCGACGGCTCCGGATCTTCACCTTGGACATACAGTTTTGCTCTGGAAGTTGAGAGATTTTCAGGAACTCGGGCATACGGTCTATTTCCTGATAGGTGATTTTACAGCAATGATTGGTGATCCTACCGGGAAGAGCGAAACGAGACCGCCTTTAACGAGGGAAGAGGTTTTAAAGAACGCTGAAACTTATGCCCAGCAGGTTTATAAGATTCTTGATCCTGAAAAAACGGTTGTTGTCTTTAACAGTGAGTGGCTTTCAGGGATGTCTTCTGCAGATCTTATAAGGCTTGCTTCAAAGTACACTGTTGCAAGGATGCTTGAGAGGGACGATTTTGCCAAGCGATTCAGAGAAAACAGGCCCATTCACATACATGAGTTTCTCTATCCTCTCCTTCAGGGATACGACTCTGTTGCACTTGAAGCCGATGTTGAACTTGGAGGGACAGATCAGAAATTTAACCTTCTTGTGGGAAGGCACCTTCAGAGGGAGTACGGTAAGTCCCAGCAGGCCTGCATAATGATGCCTATTCTTGAGGGGCTTGACGGCGTTCAGAAGATGAGTAAGTCCCTTGGAAACTACATTGGCATAATGGAAGATCCGAAAGAGCAGTTTGGTAAAGTTATGAGGATTTCAGACGAACTTATGTGGCGCTACTACGAGCTTGTTACAAGGCTTCCTGAAGAAGAAATAGAGAGGATGAGAAAAGAAGTGGCCGAAGGAAAACTCCATCCAATGGAAGCAAAGAAAAGACTTGGAGAGGTTATCGTTTCCACCTTCCACGGAGAGGAGGCAGCCAGGGAGGCAAGAGCCCACTTTGAGAGAGTTTTTTCAAAGAGAGAGTTGCCGGAAGAGATTCCGGAACCAAAAATAAAGGTTCCTGAAAATCCTGTCTGGCTTCCAAGGCTCTTAAAGGAGGCAGGGCTTGTTAAGAGTACATCTGAAGGTAGAAGACAGATAAAAGGTGGCGGTGTCAGAATAGATGGCGAAAAAGTTCTTGATGAGAATAAAAAGGTTGATGTTCTTGAAAAGGAATTAATTCTTCAGGTAGGTAAGAGAAGATTTGCCAGAATAAAACCTGAAAATGTGGAAAAAACAGAGGGTTAG
- a CDS encoding N-acetyltransferase encodes MKGTIRKATIKDAEAIQFLINEYAKKGLMLPRSLNSIYESIRDFFVYEEAGKIFGVCALTVVWDNLAEVRSLAVHPERLKQGIGTALVKSCLKDAETLGINRVFTLTYQVDFFEKLGFEKIDKNTLPQKIWRDCINCVKFPNCDETAMEIRTGGDE; translated from the coding sequence TTGAAAGGAACAATAAGAAAGGCAACGATAAAGGATGCAGAGGCAATACAGTTTCTCATCAATGAATACGCAAAGAAAGGGCTGATGCTTCCCCGTTCTCTCAACAGCATCTACGAAAGCATAAGAGACTTCTTCGTTTATGAAGAGGCTGGAAAGATATTTGGTGTTTGTGCTTTAACTGTTGTCTGGGATAACCTTGCGGAGGTTCGTTCCCTTGCTGTCCATCCTGAACGGCTAAAACAGGGAATAGGTACAGCTCTTGTTAAGAGTTGTCTTAAAGATGCAGAAACTCTCGGAATAAACAGAGTATTTACACTTACGTATCAGGTTGACTTTTTTGAAAAACTTGGGTTTGAAAAGATAGATAAAAACACGCTTCCCCAGAAAATATGGCGTGACTGTATAAATTGTGTGAAGTTTCCAAACTGTGACGAGACGGCTATGGAAATTAGAACAGGAGGAGATGAATGA
- a CDS encoding ABC transporter permease encodes MNKLIEWFSLRTVKPRKGGGYLSFVFLIAVLGVVVGVAALIIVNSVMTGFQSAIKERLLASNADIIVMGTELKTPYREAEEKISSLPHVKGVEPFIYIPVMVSAGAHSFSGGTLRGCVPSKEPKITDIPSHLVMGNWKDFEKTPNGAVVGETLANTVGISVGDSITLITPMGTKTPFGYIPKTGRFKVVGIFNVGMYQFDSALVLAHIGTVKEMFNVKQPTGLMVKLDNPDNVKLVEQEIRKTLGPGFVVNDWISMNKSLFSALKLEKLAMFLILTLIVIVASFNISSLLMMNVNYRSKDIAILKTLGAQDGFILKIFMAQGLLIGIIGTAIGEFLGIGISYIGEKYKLIALPPDVYYIDHLPFKLQASDCIIAGIAAILISVLATIYPAKKAAKTDPIKVLRAGEN; translated from the coding sequence ATGAATAAACTTATTGAATGGTTTTCGTTAAGGACTGTAAAACCACGGAAGGGAGGCGGTTACCTCTCTTTCGTTTTTCTTATAGCGGTTCTTGGTGTTGTTGTTGGCGTGGCGGCTCTCATAATTGTTAACTCTGTTATGACGGGATTTCAGAGTGCCATAAAAGAGCGGCTTCTTGCCAGTAATGCCGACATAATTGTAATGGGGACGGAACTTAAAACGCCTTATAGAGAAGCTGAAGAGAAGATTTCATCCCTCCCTCATGTTAAGGGTGTAGAACCTTTCATATACATTCCTGTTATGGTCTCTGCCGGTGCTCATTCTTTTTCCGGTGGTACCCTTAGAGGATGTGTTCCATCGAAAGAGCCGAAGATAACGGACATACCATCACATCTTGTTATGGGGAATTGGAAAGATTTTGAAAAGACGCCAAACGGTGCAGTTGTTGGTGAGACGTTGGCCAATACAGTCGGTATCTCTGTGGGTGACAGCATTACCCTGATAACGCCGATGGGAACAAAAACCCCTTTCGGCTACATTCCAAAAACAGGAAGGTTTAAGGTTGTTGGTATTTTTAATGTTGGTATGTATCAGTTTGATTCGGCATTGGTGTTGGCACACATAGGTACGGTAAAAGAGATGTTCAATGTGAAGCAACCTACAGGATTGATGGTTAAACTTGACAATCCTGATAATGTAAAACTTGTTGAGCAAGAGATAAGGAAGACGCTTGGTCCCGGTTTTGTGGTTAACGATTGGATATCAATGAATAAAAGTCTCTTCTCTGCCTTGAAGCTCGAGAAGTTAGCAATGTTCCTGATACTGACCCTTATTGTTATAGTTGCCTCTTTCAACATTTCAAGTCTTCTTATGATGAACGTTAACTACCGCAGCAAAGATATTGCTATACTTAAGACGCTTGGTGCCCAGGATGGATTTATACTGAAAATTTTCATGGCTCAGGGGCTTTTAATAGGCATAATAGGAACGGCAATTGGAGAGTTTTTAGGGATAGGTATCTCATACATAGGTGAAAAGTATAAGCTTATAGCCCTTCCGCCTGATGTTTACTACATAGACCACCTGCCGTTTAAACTTCAGGCGTCAGACTGTATAATTGCCGGTATAGCGGCTATATTGATAAGTGTCTTAGCAACTATTTATCCTGCTAAAAAGGCTGCAAAAACAGATCCTATAAAAGTTTTAAGGGCAGGTGAAAATTGA